The sequence AATACTAGAAAGTCACAGTCAGGTTGCAGCATTAATGTGTGAGTCACTGTGCTGCAACTCTAAACCACATGTACCAAACTAGGTTTATATTACTGGTAGGTTTGAGGTGACTTTGGGTGCTTCTATAGAAAACAATGTGACCTCTCAGCTTTAACTATCACCCCCAAATCACATGGCTAATGGCCCATTAACAACCCAAAACTCATATACTTGGAGGCCTTACTGGCTGCCAGGTCAGGGGTTACCCAAGGTTTACTGTTGGTTAGTGGCTCCTTGTACTTTGATTTAATGTCCAGTTTTGTGCACATGGCAAATATCCTGCAAGGATACCATTACTGAATGAAGACACAGGGAAATGAAGGTAAAAGTGAGCTACAATTAGGGCTGCAGCTGTCTATTATTTTAGTAAACGAGTATTCTATCAATTATTCGGGCGATTAATCGAGTAATTGGATTTTGCGCTTGGCATGCGTgctacagcatcaaaagcagaagtgagtgcgctgtgcaacagaaataaccgtcctggCAGAACATGGGTGGACATCTGTGGTgtaatgtacatatatagtacagtacaggggtattcaactaaaactcaaagccatgggaaccccacatgtatttagttggtgatgcagaaatcataaatatgttttttttttttatgtttggtccatttaaacagctgctactgctgctgatatAACACATATAAGAAAATTGATCACTAGCACTGATTTCATTCATTATGACAGTGTCAGACCtgcatgcacttcaatacaatatgtTTGAACAtatgaagtttgatagttttaatgtgcagctgtctgctAGAAATAATCAGCTACATTTatcggtaaaataaatatattaatgcatgtttaatagttttctaccagcattcctgtcttacatcatGTCCAGTAGCAGCTTTGTACcgtcatatttttttatgttcctcTTTGTTCTTCATTAAAACAACCCGatcggttcattttgtgtggaaaacGAGTTAAATGATGCGTTAAACGCTCCCGTTTATGtgacgagtttgaagcagaaagtctgagctcaaaaagaaagttgaaaaccaccttcatgcctgttaactctgactgaggttttaatTGTTgccgactcacacaaagaaagcccaGCTGTCTTAAACTGCCTTTGTAGTCCAGTGTCTGATCTGATAAATGCTGCACACACTTGAAAAGCTGCGCTAGTTGAAATAAAGGCatcccgtcaaatttaaaatccccttataaTTTGTTGATTATAGGTCCGGGTCCGTATAgaatgaagtctgggtccggaAGCCTGGTACCTGGTAGTCCAACATGGTCAATGAAGGGAGACCCTCCTGGATGCGAGGCTCAAAGAAGTACGGGAAAATCCACATCACGGGCAGTTCAACGTCAGAActgtctgcacacacaaacacatgcttgTTAGCCTTGAAGAACGAATTTAGAGTTCTTAATTGAAACTATACTAAAGCTAGAAGAAACATCAAAGCCCGCACTGATCAACGTTTTATATTAACTGCACTTAAAACTACTTTGCATAGAATGAAAGgacaaaacacaccaagaaagtCATCACCAATTCTGCATGTGTCGTTAGCTTTGCTGAGCTCTTTAgtcttttagctcattgtttgGTTTTACAACCTCCACACTCTATTCTTTTGGTTTAGACTTCTTCAGAATTAGTAGCAGGTCTTCAGTCGCTATCCCCTACATTCTTACCACCATTTCACAGAATGTTTTTTCCAATTTTGCAAACATTATGGAGTATTTAACAGCTAAAGAGCCAGATACTTTACTCTGGAGTtgatggagaccaaaaacagctaaaaagagGTTGAacttatgatttgttttcaagaGGTTAGTATAAGGTGAACACTCATGCTAATGCTCCTCTTCTAGATTAAGCTAATATTAGTCTAATCAATAAATTAGTCCAACTTTAAATTCTTGATGTTGAGGATGTCTTCTTTAATGCCCCTAACTGCGTTcatgtgcatttgtttttaagttGCCTCACTGCAAATCAACCACAATCACTACTTGATACAGCTGGGAACTGAACAAAACATGGCATTTCTCCACTGTTACACTGACCAGAGCTCTTTAGCGTCTTCCAGGTCTGAGCTATCAGAGAGAAACTGTGGGCCAGAGGCTTCACCAGGCCGCCGAACGGAGGGTCAGCCACCATCACCACCTTCTCCCCATCGGACTCTCTGAGGAAAGCCTTCAGGACGGCGCTGGAGGcctgaaaagaaataaaactttgccgtataaatgtgaaaatggaaAACCTTATCATACAAAGGGCTGAAACATATAtggtcacatttttgttgttaaataGAAAAGCAAAGTCAGTTGCAGAGCTGCAcaattaatggaaaaacaagCACCACCAAgaattaaatgaacatgatgcATTGTAATatggatgtttaaaatgttccaCTCATAGAAAACCCCACTTATAGATAACATTTCATGCAGATAAAATCTCAATTTGGGTAAATCTGATGTTAGAAcaccttatttcactcttttcagaGTAGTTTTTGATCACACACCTGAATtgggagactagaggcttctctctGCACAGCTGCCTAACGatgaggtgtttagggaacataAGTAACCAGATATTCAGCAACTGACGCATTTTAGGTATAATTCTAGTTATACTTTGCCTCTAAGAGACTGAATCCATGTATATTTAAGTCTCATTTTGATGGAGATGCGTACAGATGCAGGAATATAGCACAACATGAAAGTTAAGGCAGTGccgtttatttacatgttaaagtgcaataaatatattttattgacaaaatgaataaataattgcTATCTCAATATTAATCAAAACTAATGTGAATGTCGTTTACAACACAAACTTGCAGCCCTTTCGATTGTGTGCAATATTTTTCCTgcataaagaacaaaaaaagcactcagagcgcagtactctttctatgctgctcattcccccatatgtcagaaatgcagcatttgtttattagttattgatgatcagaaatcacagcaatatagaatgtgtccatttaatatagatgcacccacaaaccaaatgaccttgcgctgagcacaggcatgtgttatgcatgtgtacgttatgtacaaataccgaatcacgtgacctaaatatgtagcaggcggcgggcaataatggaactcagaaacacccccacaatttaatcagttgttccttggatcatttccgacagacaagtcctgataagtcctcagtagtggatttgtagtaggatcacaatcagctgaagCAGCGTTCACTTCttgttacagtgatgccgtgctgctatctctcaatgatacagaatctttaacaaatccatagatccagactataagctgcatcactgccaaaatctaatcactgggtccttgtgtcatttctgaccttccctgaaaatttcatccaaatgtgttagtctgtttttgagtaatgttgcacacagacggaataacagacggacggacaaacGTCTGAAGGCCATTCgaagcaaaaaaatacataaaattattTTGGTTTTCTATGCAGAAGCACCCCAGTCATTCAATAATTATGATTTTATTCAAGTCATGTGGTTGAAattgctgtattttaaaaaaaatactgcaacaaaaatacaaaaaacttaaatatttcaatgcatttttttctcctaatTGTGCAACACGAGTGGAAATGCAAATTACCTCTCCGCCAAAGAAGTGATTGTTGAACATGTTGTAATGACAGAACTCATCCTGACTGTAGAACTGGGCATatctgaaacagaaacaaacagttttgtctcttaGAAGGCTGCGAGCAGTGGAGCAAGTTTTAACTTATCTGCAGTTCGCATCGAACCAGCAAACACTCGGAGGATCCTGAGGTTGTGTATCCAGGAGACAGTGAGGTGTGTGAAGCAGGCTGAAGCTTGCAGCACAAGAACACACCCTCCCAGCACTTCCAGCCTGCACATTcttcacagaaacaaacagcagagacagcacAGGGAGCTCAGGTAAGAACTATTTCAGAACATTATTTACTCATGTTTAGAGAATATAAATGAGTGTATCTGAGGAGGCATGATGATTAGGCAGAAAGGGGCAAAGCTTGTTCGGTTGTAAACAAGAAAGTGTTGgattagaggaaaaaaacatggtGTTTTGCACTCAaacttgaaacaaaaacatttagagAGTCATGTTTATTGCACTGCATCTGACTCTGATAGAAATAAGATCAAGTCCTGGACTCAGTTTATGCAAAAACCTTGCCATGAACAgacaggttttttaaaaaatcttgaaGAACTGGTTCGTTCTGCAAACACAGCCAaagccaaaaacacacacaaaatgcttCAGACGATGCAAAAAGAGACAATATCTCAGGCAGAAATGTAAcatgtgtttgctgtttttgtcagtcCTCATAAATGGAAGCTGAAGAGTCCCCATCTGTCGGAAATGGACGGTCAGCAGCAGGTCTGTCGGTGCAGAGTGATCTTGCAGCGCCCTCTGCAGGCATCGACAGTCTACTGCAGGATGGCTTCACTTCGCTGGACACAGGCAGTGACAGAGTCGTTGAGCCTTTCCCACGTTCTCCTAAACTACAGAGGAAGGTGGCCAAAGCTGCACAGCCCTCTCAGGTAAACACATGTAGTAGTGTATAGACTTAGACTACCGTTctaaagcttggggtcacttagaaatgcccttattttggaaagaaaagcagttttctcaaagaaaatcacattaaatgaatgttctatctggaaacggatgatttttaatggaatatttgggtcaatatataaccgcgggactttttgtatcatagttgacatttttgctgttttcaggcctaaaatcaacatggccgcctataaccaaacaccacatgacatttttacagaaagattcttctaaatgttacataaacaattgagtgaaattgaaatgacatcatatggagcaggtcatgtgatctggaattaacacacttcctaaagaggtgtttttgtaatgggaacttagtggaaagtgatttatCGGACACAGATCCAATtaattttccatataaaatttgatatattgccaaaaaagaaatatctgtcatgattatctcaaccttataaaaagaacacaatcaaactatttctgaatcagctcattttattagtgtttagctaattagaaagtggttgttattaaattcagacggttatttagttgacattttactgatatccagtcaatttttttttaattaataagtgattgtttccataataaataattatggaatttgtaaagacatgatcataatgaacataaaaatatatatttttttacttttaataaaaatgtatgcagatatatcccatggacttcaataGTCTCTCAATTATACATCAACccatctccatagaggtacagaggaacatttccagcaaccatcactcctgtgttctaatgctacattgtgttagctaatggtgttgaaaggctcattgatgattagaaaacccttgtgcagttatgttagcacatggataaaagtgtgagttttcatggaaaataatgaaattgtctggatgaaccCAAGCTTTTGAAAGATAATGTATATACACTGACAATGATTAAACTAAAGTGTACAGTACATGTGCTTTAGTTGTAACTTTTGCAGATGAAAACAAATACTATCATATGAAACACAAGACTACAAaagtctttttgtagttttctgaaGAACAGTAAAAGCTGCAACAGAGAAGTACGTCTTAAATATGAAGAATAAAACTGGCTTTGCTGCAATCAACCTTCCTGTAGACAAAATCTATCAGCAGCAACTATGACATCTGAGATCTAAAGTGTTTCATGATGCTGTTCTGTGCAGGAGCAGTTAACCAGACGTatggaggagctgcaggctgAGAAATCCAAGACTGAGGCTCATATCGAGTCACTGAAGAAACGCAAAGCAGATCTTTCTGTAAGTTTATAAGTACTTAAAACAGTCAACTAGTAGGACTGTGACTGTGTCTAAAATATCATTTCACTCCAAGAGGACCTCCGAGGTGATGAAGCAGCAGGTCCGAGAGCGCTTCGAGAACATGCGGCGTGTTCTGAAGCAGGATGAGCAGGTCGTcctggactctctggagctggacCTGAAGCAGACCAGGACCAGGCTGGACCAGGTTCTGAAGAACTGGAAGCAGCACCAGGACCAGGTCAGCGAGAGCATCGGCAGCACCCAGAGAGCTCTGAGCAGGAGCCCCGAAGCAGAGGAAGACTGGAAGGTCTGATCACCCACTGACCAACACCACTGTGTAAAAATACACGACCTGGAGgtattttactgcagtttaaaCCAGTATTTCTCCTTGTGTCTCCTCTTTAGGGCTACTCTGAGAACCTGAGGTAAGACACTGCACCACTACAGCTGTACTTCACATCCGTCTGCCTCATTTTAATCTATGCAATCACTCTTTTAGTCCCAAGAAGTCGGACGCATCCGAGAGGGAAATCCAACTGAATAAAGACAGATTCGAGAGGCTTCTTAAAaccctctcctccatctccaaAAACCTGAAGGCCCAGCTACAGAGGAAGACTCTACTGTTGGGTAATAAGATCTTACATGATATTAATCTAAGGCGTTCGCTGGATGTGGAACCGAAATAgtaccaaaaaaaatctaaataaccACCGAAAAAGTGCATGTAATGAGACTCAAAATCAATTCTTTGGATCAATAACGGGGCAATCTGAGGattattattttagtttatttagcAAAAACACATCCAATCAAAAGATACTCAGTGACTTCCAGTTACTGTTGGCGGCTACCACAATCAGGCTCTATAATGTGAGATTTCTGCTGTATTTACATGTGAATCGCCTGAGCTGATCCAATATTCCCTGCTTAATTACTGAAGAGGAGTGTACTAAATGCTAAGCTAGCAGCCTCTTGTTGGTGCAGACTGACACTTTCAATGATccaaatgacaaatggaagTTATATCAGCCGCTAATTAGTGGGAATTGATAAACTAAATCTGTGGTAAACCAAAATTAAACTTGACAAGGTAAGACACTGCCAAAtttccatttccagcaaccatcactcctgtgtcctaatgctacattgtgttagctaatggtgttgaaaggctcattgatgattagaaaacccttttgtaattatgttagcacatgagttttcatggaaaattgcccgagtgaccccagacttttgaacgttAGGGTATAAATGCCTGAAAATGCAAGACACTATATTACATTGGTGCAAGAATGTAAACATACTGTGAATCCATTGATTCCTGCAGTAACAAGACGGCCATCCCTGTATAAACACTATCACTAAATCTCTACAAATTTGTTATCAAATCCAGcgaaatgatgtttttaaactCTGTTCTGATTGTAAATTTGTGTTATGTTGCCAATAGGAggcacatacaaaaacacaacatacatGTGTTATTGCAGTAACAAATGTGTTTATACTGataatatgtaaaatacatttcatttcaGACTCCACTTCTACTGTGATTGACAGGCAGACTTGCCATTCCCATATCACAGTGACTTCAGAGGGGCGGGCCTTGTCTTTCTCCAGCTCCGCCCCCTCAGCTCCAGAACATCCTCTCCAGTTTGATAAGGTGTGCTGCGCTCTGGGCTCGTCTCCCATCTCGGCTGGTCAGAGTTACTGGGAGGTGGACGTGCGCTGCTGCTCGGCCTGGGCGGTGGGCGTGGCCTACGGCAGCctggagaggaaggggcgggaCAAGGGCGCCAAACTGGGCCGGAACCGCAACTCGTGGTGCGTTGAGTTCCGCCACGGGAACCTGTCCGCTTGGCACAACGATCGGAA comes from Amphiprion ocellaris isolate individual 3 ecotype Okinawa chromosome 23, ASM2253959v1, whole genome shotgun sequence and encodes:
- the si:dkey-219e21.4 gene encoding nuclear factor 7, ovary, whose protein sequence is MEAEESPSVGNGRSAAGLSVQSDLAAPSAGIDSLLQDGFTSLDTGSDRVVEPFPRSPKLQRKVAKAAQPSQEQLTRRMEELQAEKSKTEAHIESLKKRKADLSRTSEVMKQQVRERFENMRRVLKQDEQVVLDSLELDLKQTRTRLDQVLKNWKQHQDQVSESIGSTQRALSRSPEAEEDWKGYSENLSPKKSDASEREIQLNKDRFERLLKTLSSISKNLKAQLQRKTLLLDSTSTVIDRQTCHSHITVTSEGRALSFSSSAPSAPEHPLQFDKVCCALGSSPISAGQSYWEVDVRCCSAWAVGVAYGSLERKGRDKGAKLGRNRNSWCVEFRHGNLSAWHNDRNVACQGVGQGPLGRVGVWVNYDKGQLMFYDAENMVVLQRFSAALTPVFDRAHHQFTQPLYPAIRFLKPPQNQIWPNHLEFCHLSSP